A genomic segment from Ignisphaera cupida encodes:
- a CDS encoding 2-oxoacid:acceptor oxidoreductase family protein, producing MNLKRVEIRWHGRGGQGAVTASMILAEAAIYQGKYAQAYPEFGAERRGAPVTAYTRVSTEPILTRAPIIEPDVVVVLDPSLNKSIYMEGLKRNGILVINTKKSIGDILKDIERSDVKIARVDATKIALEVLKAPFVNMAMLGALVKAIPIVDIAYIEEAIKENFRPKIAEANIQAMRRAYNEVELS from the coding sequence GTGAATTTAAAACGTGTTGAAATTAGGTGGCATGGTAGAGGTGGCCAAGGAGCTGTTACAGCGTCGATGATTCTTGCTGAAGCTGCGATATATCAAGGTAAATATGCCCAGGCATATCCAGAGTTTGGTGCTGAGAGAAGAGGAGCGCCAGTAACAGCTTACACAAGGGTATCTACAGAGCCTATTCTCACAAGAGCACCTATTATCGAACCAGATGTTGTTGTTGTATTGGATCCTTCGCTAAATAAATCAATTTATATGGAGGGTTTGAAAAGAAATGGAATTTTGGTTATAAACACTAAGAAAAGTATTGGCGATATTTTGAAAGATATTGAGAGAAGCGATGTGAAAATTGCTCGTGTTGATGCAACAAAAATTGCTTTAGAGGTTTTGAAAGCACCTTTTGTTAACATGGCAATGCTAGGGGCGCTTGTGAAGGCCATTCCAATTGTTGATATTGCCTATATTGAAGAAGCTATAAAGGAGAACTTTAGACCTAAGATAGCAGAGGCAAAT